TCTGGTGGTATTTTTGCCTGGAGTGCTGATGGGAATAGCTTTGAGGCAGTCAAGCGCTAAAGCTTATACTCCTATTTGTGCTATAATGTCTATATGAAAAAGTTAGTTTTATTTACAACCATAATTTTAGAACTCTTCGCAGCGAAGATCTCATTTGAAGCTGGCAATAAACTGGATATGAAGGGATACTACTTCCAAGATAATTGTGCTATAGTATTTATTAATGGAAAAGTAGTAGGCGAAAAAAATGATATTAATGGTAGTGACATAGTAAAATTTGATATATATAATGACGGAAAATTGATAAAGAGTATTGATGTAGCTATACCTTTAGAGCAAGCTAAAGAACTTAATCTCAGTGTAAAGCTAGAAAATATGGAGGATAGGGTTTCTCCTGGAATTGCAATTGAATCAGAAGAGCTTGGTATATATGTAGATCCTTTGAAGCTCGAAAAAAAAGATGAAAATTGCTCAGATTTTCTTAATGCTCCAAAAGCTAAAAAAGAGCTACAATCTCTGTGTCCAAAACTCAGAATTCTTGGTATCAAGTGTGAGTAAAATCGAGATAGACTTTTGTCCCCTCTCCAGGTTTACTTTGTAGTGTAATATCAATATCAAGTTCTTCACAAAGTTTTTTAACGATGCTGAGTCCTATTCCTATTCCTCTATCACTCTCTTTGTAAAATCTATCAAAAACCTTTTGACTATTTTTGATACCTCTTCCATTATCTTCAATAATGATACGATTTTTTTCTATATAGATTTTTACAAATCCGCCTTTTTTATTATATTTGCAAGCATTTGAGAGGAGATTGTCTATAATGCGGATGAACAACTCTTTTTGTGTCATGAGTGATAAATCCTCTTTTGCAATGAGTGAAAATGTTAAATCTGGGTAGAGAGATCGAAAATATTCTACTCTCTCTTTGAGGAGAGTATTGAGTGAAACTTTTGTTTTGTCTGGTTTGATGTTTTTAAGAAAGAGTTTGAGATTATCTTGAAGTGCTACTATTGTATTTAAACTTTGCTCAATGCGGGATATAAAAGGACTTTTACACTCTCTTTTGAGCATACTGAGATTAATGAGCATAGATGATATTGGTGTATTAAAATCATGAAGAATATCTTTAATAAACTCTTGATTGATATGAAGAGCTTCACGGATAGGGCGTAAAGTGTAGAGTGTCAGTAGAAATGAAATTCCTAGAATAATAAGTGAAGCAAAAATGAACAAATAAATAATATTTTGCTTTAATTTTCCGATCTCTTTTTGGAAATTCTTATGTGAATAGGAGACTTTGAGGAGATATTTTTTTGAATTAGGTATGGGATAAAGAGCATAGAGTTCTTTTGGAGTAGTGTAGAGGCGGTTTGTCATAAGGCTTTTTTTCTTTGCTAAAAAATCGTACTGGAAATCTTTGCATTGCAATGTATAGCTACAAACTTGCATTCTTTTGAGCAAAAGCTGTTTGATATCTTGTATTTTATCGTTATAATAGAAAATAAAAATGATACTGAGAAGAATTTCGAGAAGTAAAAAGAAGAGAATAAAATTTTTAAGTAAAGACTCCTTTTCACTTCTATTCAAGAAAGTAGCCTTTTGAGCGAATATTCCTGATAGGAAGATTATATCTATTTTTGAGTTTATTTATTGTAACACGAAGAGCTACATCTGAAGGATTGTTCATATGAGACAGTAATCGCTCTTTAGGGACAATTTCATTGCGGTTTTCTATGAGGGTCTGGAGAATTTTAAATTGAATTTCACCGATTGTTTCAGGATGCCCATCTACTTTGACAATGTGATTGGCAGGGTCGAGTTGGAGATTCTCATAAGTAAGAAAATTTTGCTGTTGTGGTTGTTTGAATTTGGATTTGATGCGAATAAGAAGCTCTTCAGGAGGAAAAGGCTTTTTGATATAGTCGATAGCTCCCAATTCAAAAGCTTGCGCAATTGTATCAAGAGTTGTTAGAGCAGTAATAAATATAACTGGTGTATCGTCATCGGCTTCTTTGAGCTCTTTTATGATTTGTAGGCCACTTTCTCCAGAAAGATTGATATCAAAAAGATAGAGATCATACTTTT
The Nitratiruptor tergarcus DSM 16512 genome window above contains:
- a CDS encoding sensor histidine kinase, producing the protein MNRSEKESLLKNFILFFLLLEILLSIIFIFYYNDKIQDIKQLLLKRMQVCSYTLQCKDFQYDFLAKKKSLMTNRLYTTPKELYALYPIPNSKKYLLKVSYSHKNFQKEIGKLKQNIIYLFIFASLIILGISFLLTLYTLRPIREALHINQEFIKDILHDFNTPISSMLINLSMLKRECKSPFISRIEQSLNTIVALQDNLKLFLKNIKPDKTKVSLNTLLKERVEYFRSLYPDLTFSLIAKEDLSLMTQKELFIRIIDNLLSNACKYNKKGGFVKIYIEKNRIIIEDNGRGIKNSQKVFDRFYKESDRGIGIGLSIVKKLCEELDIDITLQSKPGEGTKVYLDFTHT
- a CDS encoding response regulator transcription factor, translating into MHILLIEDDRLLANSLRDFLMSEGFHVDVGYSGEEALDKTFQKKYDLYLFDINLSGESGLQIIKELKEADDDTPVIFITALTTLDTIAQAFELGAIDYIKKPFPPEELLIRIKSKFKQPQQQNFLTYENLQLDPANHIVKVDGHPETIGEIQFKILQTLIENRNEIVPKERLLSHMNNPSDVALRVTINKLKNRYNLPIRNIRSKGYFLE